A genomic segment from Daphnia carinata strain CSIRO-1 chromosome 1, CSIRO_AGI_Dcar_HiC_V3, whole genome shotgun sequence encodes:
- the LOC130696143 gene encoding uncharacterized protein LOC130696143, translating into MASYNWTAEWLVPSHHLSSLRKCLIWLEMSAGAIAVAAFAINSFVMASSKVCNASCRGYFFGLLNLAFAQCLLSLISLAGVIYSLWLLDYNESLSTHKDGRWCSVLHNIIHAIHLLSMPGTAALSLSHWWTLNISANHAEMATDFRIVKMLFCAFWFLTFLFAMWLNFLIVFWGAGLTTTMAENDKRTIQPCLRIYSLTLVTSTCLLFFSNLSSVPPVTGHLTTRAIQNNHQKDCQDADCFCSDSSDYGTPSKTFPSISLQPVSQPPKTLHERCIKAIMIPTIVTIDDNDHVAESETKSSINSNELIHPDHENNLQPCISEQNQDFLSSQFTKVILSSPASSACCVSIYSADVSTNSVKGSTADNKLSAEKLHHRLQQLNNARMAFLPDPDSRSQSQSSHAHSRRESNSKRRPKKKRKQVKNYKGLKQIQWENPTSVQITIMLSFVIFYFPPWFLLVAGIYIPQYATMFLSIFRLLVNVGSSLNPVLQGFRHPRFALKMVRTWRKIYPSSVNISNDSPFDTELATK; encoded by the coding sequence ATGGCCAGCTACAACTGGACGGCAGAGTGGCTAGTCCCCAGTCATCATTTGTCTTCACTAAGGAAGTGTTTGATCTGGTTAGAAATGTCTGCGGGTGCTATTGCTGTAGCGGCTTTTGCAATCAACAGTTTTGTGATGGCTTCATCCAAAGTATGCAACGCATCCTGTCGTGGTTATTTTTTCGGACTTTTGAATTTGGCATTTGCTCAGTGTCTCCTTTCATTGATCAGCCTTGCTGGAGTGATTTATTCCCTGTGGTTGTTGGACTACAATGAGTCATTATCGACGCACAAAGATGGACGGTGGTGCTCTGTTTTGCACAACATTATTCATGCAATCCACTTATTGTCTATGCCCGGAACGGCAGCCCTCTCACTCTCGCATTGGTGGACGTTAAACATCTCGGCTAATCATGCAGAAATGGCAACGGATTTTCGGATAgttaaaatgttgttttgtgCATTTTGGTTTCTGACTTTTCTGTTTGCTATGTGGCTGAATTTTCTTATTGTATTTTGGGGGGCAGGGTTAACCACAACGATGGCTGAAAACGACAAAAGGACAATTCAACCATGTCTACGAATATATTCCTTGACGCTCGTTACATCTACTTgtctgctctttttttctaacctTAGTTCTGTCCCACCTGTAACTGGCCATCTTACTACCAGAGCAATTCAAAATAATCATCAAAAAGATTGTCAGGATGccgattgtttttgttcgGACAGTAGCGATTATGGCACACCCTCCAAAACGTTTCCCAGTATTAGTTTACAACCAGTTTCGCAACCACCAAAAACATTACATGAACGCTGTATAAAAGCCATTATGATTCCGACAATTGTCACCATTGACGATAACGATCATGTAGCTGAAAGTGAGACAAAATCATCGATCAACAGCAACGAATTGATTCACCCCGATCACGAGAACAATCTACAGCCCTGCATATCCGAACAGAATCAAGATTTTTTATCTAGTCAGTTTACCAAAGTGATCCTATCTTCACCAGCATCATCTGCTTGTTGCGTAAGCATTTACTCTGCTGATGTTTCCACCAATTCAGTCAAGGGCTCAACAGCTGACAACAAATTGTCCGCTGAAAAGTTGCATCATCGGTTACAGCAGCTAAACAATGCTCGCATGGCGTTTTTGCCTGATCCAGATTCAAGATCGCAGTCACAGTCTTCACATGCTCATTCGAGACGTGAATCCAACTCCAAAAGGCgtccaaagaaaaaacggaaacaagtaaaaaattacaagggactaaaacaaattcaatggGAAAATCCGACAAGTGTACAAATTACAATAATGCTGTCTTTTGTGATTTTCTACTTTCCTCCGTGGTTCCTACTCGTGGCTGGCATTTATATACCTCAATATGCGACTATGTTCTTGTCAATTTTTCGACTACTCGTTAATGTGGGAAGCAGCCTCAACCCAGTTTTACAAGGTTTTCGACATCCTCGCTTTGCACTCAAAATGGTGCGAACTTGGCGCAAAATCTATCCTTCGAGCGTAAATATTTCGAATGATTCCCCATTTGATACTGAACTGGCGACCAAGTAG
- the LOC130695120 gene encoding nascent polypeptide-associated complex subunit alpha-like isoform X1, whose translation MPQVTELEKGAPTVQDGSDNTDSDSDESVPELEDAGTGGQSQVAAAAGLPEELVSKAKQSRGEKKARKIMSKLGLKQVTGVSRVTIRKSRNILFVINKPDVYKNPASDTYIVFGEAKIEDLNQQAHMAAVEKFKAPELNPAEAGAHGTTVPAPIQEESEEEVDDADVEEKDIDLVMTQANVTRAKAIKALKNNKNDIVNAIMELTMW comes from the exons ATGCCGCAAGTCACGGAATTAGAAAAAGGAGCTCCTACTGTTCAGGATGGTTCAGACAACACGGATTCTGACTCGGATGAGTCAGTACCAGAGCTCGAAGATGCCGGAACCGGCGGACAGAGCCAG gttgctgctgctgctgggctTCCAGAGGAATTGGTCAGCAAAGCCAAGCAAAgcagaggggagaaaaaagcTAGAAAGATCATGTCCAAACTTGGCTTGAAGCAG GTCACTGGTGTTAGTCGAGTTACCATCCGCAAGTCACGAAACATCCTTTTTGTAATAAATAAACCTGACGTCTACAAAAATCCTGCATCTGATACCTACATAGTATTTGGAGAGGCCAAG ATTGAAGACTTGAATCAGCAAGCCCATATGGCTGCTGTCGAGAAATTCAAGGCACCAGAACTGAATCCTGCTGAAGCTGGAGCTCACGGCACAACT GTTCCTGCTCCTATTCAGGAGGAATCTGAAGAAGAGGTGGATGATGCTGATGTTGAGGAGAAGGATATTGATCTTGTCATGACTCAAGCCAATGTGACAAGAGCAAAGGCTATAAAAGCTCTCAAGAACAATAAGAATGACATTGTCAATGCCATAATGGAACTAACAATGTGGTGA
- the LOC130695120 gene encoding nascent polypeptide-associated complex subunit alpha-like isoform X2: MPQVTELEKGAPTVQDGSDNTDSDSDESVPELEDAGTGGQSQVAAAAGLPEELVSKAKQSRGEKKARKIMSKLGLKQVTGVSRVTIRKSRNILFVINKPDVYKNPASDTYIVFGEAKIEDLNQQAHMAAVEKFKAPELNPAEAGAHGTTVPAPIQEESEEEVDDADVEEKDIDLVMTQANVTRAKAIKALKNNKNDIVNAIMELTM; the protein is encoded by the exons ATGCCGCAAGTCACGGAATTAGAAAAAGGAGCTCCTACTGTTCAGGATGGTTCAGACAACACGGATTCTGACTCGGATGAGTCAGTACCAGAGCTCGAAGATGCCGGAACCGGCGGACAGAGCCAG gttgctgctgctgctgggctTCCAGAGGAATTGGTCAGCAAAGCCAAGCAAAgcagaggggagaaaaaagcTAGAAAGATCATGTCCAAACTTGGCTTGAAGCAG GTCACTGGTGTTAGTCGAGTTACCATCCGCAAGTCACGAAACATCCTTTTTGTAATAAATAAACCTGACGTCTACAAAAATCCTGCATCTGATACCTACATAGTATTTGGAGAGGCCAAG ATTGAAGACTTGAATCAGCAAGCCCATATGGCTGCTGTCGAGAAATTCAAGGCACCAGAACTGAATCCTGCTGAAGCTGGAGCTCACGGCACAACT GTTCCTGCTCCTATTCAGGAGGAATCTGAAGAAGAGGTGGATGATGCTGATGTTGAGGAGAAGGATATTGATCTTGTCATGACTCAAGCCAATGTGACAAGAGCAAAGGCTATAAAAGCTCTCAAGAACAATAAGAATGACATTGTCAATGCCATAATGGAACTAACAATGTG